From a region of the Neobacillus niacini genome:
- the dnaG gene encoding DNA primase, giving the protein MAERIAEEKINQIRQSVDIVELISEYIQLKKQGRNYFGLCPFHGENSPSFSVSSDKQIYHCFGCGAGGNVFSFLMELEGISFLEAAIKLAEKANIELQVNFSVNGKGKSVSPEFQSMLDAHELISKFYHHLLVNTKDGQHALEYLLKRGFTRESIDKFQIGYSLNSWDFVYKFLTKREFSPELMEKAGLIIKRERDGTYFDRFRDRIMFPIFDRNGNCIAFSGRSLGAEEPKYLNSPETAIFNKSKILYNFHLAKPSIRKLQQVVLFEGFADVIAADKSGVENGIATMGTSLTEEHITLIRQNTQSITICFDSDKAGIEAAYRAGNMLMDAGCTIKVAMMSDGLDPDEYIKKNGPEKFRNEVIGASHTWMAFKFLYFRRGKNLQIEGERLTYIETILKEISKLTKAVEKDHYLRQLASEFSISLDALQQQLKQIFFTEKRNSSGQNQQPVNKTRVLVKQENKLKPAHYTAERRLIAHMLKDRDIAYKIQDLLQGNTFNTDEHQAIITYLIGFYEDHMNPDSSAFLTYIQDENLRRIVADIEMMSINDELSNQELTDYIKQVLNYQKLLKIKEKEVELKEAERQSEYSKAAAIATEISQLRKSL; this is encoded by the coding sequence ATGGCAGAACGGATTGCCGAAGAAAAAATCAATCAAATTCGTCAGTCTGTTGATATAGTTGAACTTATTAGCGAATATATTCAACTGAAAAAACAAGGGCGAAATTACTTCGGATTATGTCCTTTCCATGGAGAAAACTCCCCATCATTTTCCGTTTCATCCGATAAACAAATTTATCATTGCTTTGGCTGTGGAGCGGGAGGAAATGTTTTCTCTTTTTTAATGGAGCTGGAAGGAATCTCATTTCTAGAAGCAGCCATTAAATTAGCTGAAAAGGCTAATATTGAATTACAAGTAAACTTCTCAGTAAATGGGAAGGGGAAGAGTGTTTCTCCGGAATTTCAGTCAATGCTTGACGCACATGAGCTGATCTCTAAATTTTACCATCACTTATTGGTAAATACAAAAGATGGGCAACATGCATTAGAGTATTTGCTGAAGAGAGGATTTACCCGAGAATCGATTGATAAATTTCAAATTGGTTATTCCTTAAATTCATGGGATTTTGTTTACAAATTTCTTACCAAAAGAGAATTTTCTCCTGAGTTAATGGAAAAAGCCGGCTTAATTATCAAACGAGAAAGAGATGGAACCTATTTTGATCGATTTCGAGATCGAATTATGTTTCCGATTTTTGACCGAAATGGAAACTGTATTGCTTTTTCAGGGAGATCTTTGGGGGCTGAGGAGCCCAAATATTTAAATAGTCCAGAAACAGCAATCTTTAATAAAAGCAAAATTTTATATAATTTTCATTTGGCCAAACCCAGTATTCGTAAATTACAGCAAGTAGTTCTTTTTGAAGGATTTGCAGATGTAATTGCTGCTGATAAGTCTGGTGTGGAAAACGGTATCGCAACAATGGGCACCTCCTTGACAGAAGAGCACATCACACTTATACGGCAAAATACCCAATCCATTACGATTTGTTTTGATTCAGACAAGGCAGGAATTGAAGCAGCTTATAGAGCTGGGAATATGCTTATGGACGCGGGTTGTACCATTAAAGTGGCTATGATGTCTGATGGACTTGATCCAGATGAATATATAAAAAAAAATGGTCCTGAAAAGTTTCGAAACGAGGTCATAGGTGCAAGTCATACATGGATGGCATTTAAATTTCTTTACTTTCGAAGAGGAAAAAATCTTCAAATTGAAGGAGAACGGCTTACTTATATCGAAACAATACTTAAAGAAATAAGTAAATTGACAAAAGCTGTTGAAAAAGATCATTATTTGCGTCAGCTTGCATCTGAATTTTCGATTTCGTTAGACGCGTTACAACAACAGCTAAAGCAGATTTTCTTTACAGAAAAAAGGAATTCAAGTGGTCAAAATCAGCAGCCAGTTAACAAGACCCGTGTATTGGTTAAACAGGAGAATAAATTAAAGCCTGCACATTATACGGCTGAAAGGCGCTTAATTGCCCATATGTTAAAAGATCGGGATATAGCCTATAAGATTCAGGATTTATTGCAGGGCAACACGTTTAATACTGATGAACATCAGGCTATAATAACTTATCTAATTGGTTTTTACGAAGATCATATGAATCCTGACTCTAGTGCATTTTTAACCTATATTCAAGATGAAAATCTTAGAAGAATAGTCGCGGACATTGAAATGATGTCAATTAATGACGAGTTAAGTAATCAAGAATTAACTGATTATATCAAACAGGTGTTGAATTATCAAAAATTGTTAAAGATAAAAGAAAAAGAAGTGGAACTTAAAGAAGCAGAGCGACAAAGTGAGTATAGTAAAGCAGCTGCAATTGCTACTGAAATCAGTCAATTGCGGAAATCGCTATAG
- the rpoD gene encoding RNA polymerase sigma factor RpoD gives MAEKSARSKEAENELTFEQVKDQLTVLGKKTGVLAYDDIAERMANFDLESDQMDEFYEFLGDQGIELVGESDEEDPNPKQLAKGDDDEFDLNDLSVPPGVKINDPVRMYLKEIGRVDLLSAEEEIKLANRIEEGDEEAKRRLAEANLRLVVSIAKRYVGRGMLFLDLIQEGNMGLIKAVEKFDYRKGFKFSTYATWWIRQAITRAIADQARTIRIPVHMVETINKLIRVQRQLLQDLGREPTPEEIGEDMDLTPDKVREILKIAQEPVSLETPIGEEDDSHLGDFIEDQDATSPSEHAAYELLKEQLEDVLDTLTDREENVLRLRFGLDDGRTRTLEEVGKVFGVTRERIRQIEAKALRKLRHPSRSKRLKDFLE, from the coding sequence ATGGCTGAAAAATCAGCCCGTTCAAAAGAGGCCGAGAATGAATTGACCTTCGAACAAGTAAAAGATCAGTTAACGGTACTGGGTAAAAAAACCGGAGTCCTTGCCTACGATGATATTGCGGAAAGAATGGCAAATTTTGATTTAGAGTCTGATCAAATGGATGAATTTTATGAGTTCCTAGGTGATCAAGGAATCGAATTAGTAGGAGAAAGTGACGAAGAAGATCCAAACCCTAAGCAGTTAGCAAAAGGGGATGACGATGAGTTTGATCTAAATGATCTTAGCGTTCCTCCTGGTGTGAAGATAAACGATCCTGTACGTATGTACTTAAAAGAAATTGGTCGAGTAGATCTGCTTTCTGCTGAAGAAGAAATAAAATTGGCCAACCGTATTGAGGAAGGCGACGAAGAAGCAAAACGACGCCTGGCAGAGGCTAACCTCCGTCTTGTTGTTAGTATTGCAAAACGTTACGTTGGACGCGGTATGCTCTTTCTTGATTTGATTCAAGAAGGGAATATGGGACTAATCAAAGCAGTTGAAAAATTTGACTATCGCAAAGGATTTAAGTTCAGTACTTATGCTACTTGGTGGATACGTCAAGCCATCACGAGAGCGATTGCTGACCAAGCTAGAACAATCCGTATTCCTGTGCATATGGTTGAAACCATTAATAAGCTTATCCGTGTGCAGAGACAATTACTTCAGGACCTTGGTCGCGAACCAACTCCAGAAGAGATTGGCGAAGATATGGATCTAACTCCGGATAAGGTTAGGGAGATCTTGAAAATTGCACAAGAACCTGTCTCTCTAGAAACACCTATAGGTGAAGAAGATGATTCACACCTCGGTGATTTCATAGAAGACCAGGATGCTACATCACCTTCAGAGCATGCTGCCTATGAGTTATTAAAAGAGCAGCTTGAAGATGTTCTTGATACCCTTACAGACAGGGAAGAAAACGTCCTTCGCTTACGCTTTGGGCTTGATGATGGTCGTACACGTACTCTTGAAGAGGTTGGAAAGGTATTTGGTGTAACCCGTGAACGTATTCGACAAATTGAAGCTAAGGCATTACGTAAATTAAGACATCCTAGTCGAAGCAAACGCCTAAAAGACTTCTTAGAATAA
- the cccA gene encoding cytochrome c550 — protein sequence MNRNPVIPYILIFVFGIGLMFLLSFKGLGDMDELANEKEGGTETEQVAKAPEEIYTGSCVGCHGDAYQGGMGPALKGVGDRLSKDEIKETITNGRGNMPAGLVKPEEADAMADWLANIK from the coding sequence ATGAATCGAAATCCGGTTATTCCTTACATCCTAATTTTTGTATTTGGAATCGGACTAATGTTCTTATTGTCTTTCAAAGGCCTCGGGGATATGGATGAGCTTGCCAACGAAAAGGAAGGCGGTACTGAGACAGAACAAGTGGCAAAAGCACCTGAAGAAATTTACACAGGTTCTTGTGTCGGCTGTCACGGTGATGCATATCAAGGGGGAATGGGTCCTGCTCTAAAAGGTGTTGGTGACAGGTTATCCAAAGATGAAATCAAAGAGACGATTACGAATGGTAGAGGAAATATGCCAGCTGGTTTGGTTAAACCCGAGGAAGCCGATGCAATGGCTGATTGGTTAGCAAATATTAAATAA
- a CDS encoding tRNA (adenine(22)-N(1))-methyltransferase yields the protein MNTDKLSVRLETVAKYVPLDSRIADIGSDHGYLPSYLAKNGRISYGIAGEVAKGPYQSAEKNVIAEGLTEVISVRMGDGLEVIQPGEADCITIAGMGGSLIASILENGKEKLASVRRLVLQPNINAIVIRQWLVDNDWELIGEEILEEDNKIYEILVAEKGDPLKPYRDVPIETGLLVGPFLLQGKEQTFKKKWLLEMKNWKRIYEQLESAAPSVETEQKKQEVVKKISLVEEVLDNEESQWS from the coding sequence TTGAATACAGATAAATTATCAGTTCGGTTAGAAACGGTAGCAAAATATGTTCCCTTGGATTCAAGGATAGCGGATATTGGTTCTGATCATGGGTACCTGCCTAGTTACCTTGCTAAAAATGGACGAATATCTTACGGGATTGCAGGGGAAGTTGCAAAGGGGCCATATCAGTCTGCTGAAAAAAATGTGATCGCAGAAGGGCTTACTGAAGTGATATCGGTAAGAATGGGTGATGGGTTGGAGGTCATTCAGCCTGGAGAGGCAGATTGTATTACCATTGCCGGTATGGGCGGGAGTCTTATTGCGTCTATTTTAGAAAATGGAAAAGAAAAATTAGCTTCTGTAAGGAGACTAGTGTTGCAGCCAAATATCAATGCAATTGTAATAAGGCAATGGCTAGTCGATAATGATTGGGAATTGATTGGAGAGGAAATCCTGGAAGAGGATAACAAAATATACGAAATATTAGTAGCTGAGAAAGGAGACCCTTTAAAGCCATATCGTGATGTACCAATTGAAACAGGTCTTTTAGTTGGTCCTTTTCTTCTTCAAGGAAAGGAACAGACTTTTAAGAAGAAATGGCTATTAGAAATGAAGAATTGGAAAAGAATTTACGAACAGCTTGAAAGTGCAGCACCTTCTGTTGAAACAGAACAGAAAAAACAAGAGGTTGTCAAAAAAATTAGTCTTGTAGAGGAGGTATTGGATAATGAAGAAAGCCAATGGTCATGA